From the Tenacibaculum dicentrarchi genome, the window ATTTTATTTACTCTAACATCGGTACATTGTGCTGATAGTAAAACGGCAATTAATAATGTATACGGGTCTTTATGATCTAAAGGAACAGGTATTTCTGGATATAATTCGGCTAAGGTATCAATAACAAATTGTACTTTATTTTCCTTGGTCATTTTCTGAGTTTTAAACATAGATAAACAAAGGTACAAACTAACAAAGAACAACTATAATTTATTGTTAATTCAAAAGCAACGTTGTAACTTTGATATTATACGAACTATTTTAAACTACAAATTATGACAACATTAAAAGTAGGAGATAAGGCACCTAGTTTCGAGTCTGTTGATGAAAAAGGAAACATTGTAAAACTTTCTGATTATGAAGGGAAAAAGTTAGTGTTGTTTTTTTATCCGAAGGCAAGTACGCCTGGTTGTACAAATGAAGCTTGTGATTTAAGAGATAATTATCAGTCTTTTTTAGCAAAAGGATATGCTATTTTAGGTGCAAGTGCTGATTCTGCAAAGCGTCAACAAAATTGGATTAATAAACATGATTTACCTTTTCCTTTATTAGTAGATGAAGAAAAAGAAGTGATTAATGCTTTTGGTATTTGGGGACCTAAAAAATTTATGGGACGTGAGTATGATGGTATCCATAGAACA encodes:
- the bcp gene encoding thioredoxin-dependent thiol peroxidase; the encoded protein is MTTLKVGDKAPSFESVDEKGNIVKLSDYEGKKLVLFFYPKASTPGCTNEACDLRDNYQSFLAKGYAILGASADSAKRQQNWINKHDLPFPLLVDEEKEVINAFGIWGPKKFMGREYDGIHRTTFVIDEKGIIIDVISKVKTKEHASQILGE